One Deinococcus reticulitermitis genomic region harbors:
- a CDS encoding adenylate kinase: MLAGLCSADRHAAHHRDRHHRQRQNHLRPRPGPALGVPHGEQDAWNHQPGWREAPLAQFRAQVALFTAGEAWVMDGNYSKARDIGWARADTVVWLDYPAHVVYGRLLRRTLIRVMTRRELWNGNRESLRGALSPDGPLRWFWRTHWRRRRETPGRVAEFRHLTLVRLPSPREAERWLSKI; this comes from the coding sequence GTGCTGGCCGGGCTGTGCTCTGCTGACCGCCATGCGGCGCATCATCGTGATCGGCACCACCGGCAGCGGCAAAACCACCTTCGCCCACGCCCTGGCCCGGCGCTCGGCGTCCCCCACGGCGAGCAGGACGCCTGGAACCATCAACCCGGCTGGCGGGAGGCGCCGCTCGCGCAGTTCCGCGCGCAAGTGGCCCTCTTCACGGCGGGCGAAGCCTGGGTGATGGACGGCAACTACTCCAAAGCGCGGGACATCGGCTGGGCGCGGGCCGACACGGTGGTGTGGCTCGACTACCCGGCCCACGTCGTCTACGGGCGGCTGCTGCGGCGCACGCTGATCCGGGTGATGACCCGCCGGGAGCTCTGGAACGGCAACCGCGAGAGCCTGCGCGGCGCTCTCTCTCCGGACGGCCCGCTGCGCTGGTTCTGGCGCACCCACTGGCGGCGCCGGCGCGAGACGCCAGGGCGGGTGGCCGAGTTCCGGCACCTGACCCTTGTGCGGCTGCCCTCTCCCCGCGAGGCCGAGCGCTGGCTGAGCAAGATCTAG
- a CDS encoding c-type cytochrome: MKRLLLGWVALVLLSPALAVPSAATGKTLYTQNCAGCHGANAKGGVGPSLKSAATWTAAQFKTALTQGKTPKKTLSAVMPRFPKGLAGGKGKVDEQFQSVQLYLKKLKP, translated from the coding sequence ATGAAACGTCTTTTGCTTGGATGGGTGGCGCTGGTCCTTCTCTCGCCGGCCCTCGCGGTTCCGTCGGCAGCGACAGGCAAGACGCTCTACACCCAGAACTGCGCCGGCTGCCACGGGGCCAACGCCAAAGGCGGCGTCGGTCCCAGTCTCAAGAGTGCCGCGACGTGGACGGCTGCCCAGTTCAAGACGGCCCTCACACAGGGCAAGACGCCCAAAAAGACCCTCTCCGCCGTCATGCCACGTTTTCCCAAGGGCCTGGCGGGCGGCAAAGGAAAGGTGGACGAGCAGTTCCAGAGCGTGCAGCTCTACCTCAAGAAGCTCAAGCCTTGA
- a CDS encoding NADH-quinone oxidoreductase subunit 15, whose translation MAHADKMALYRSWVELLGWLEAEAMARGLTIDKVADFPDYIYRMERPYDLPTTIMSVNVSSGGQALMVAAVSPRHVDMGGVSLRLMGGSKHWHLHAGGAGLLEGKRPFTRERLATLLDGAVRGVA comes from the coding sequence ATGGCACATGCAGACAAAATGGCGCTGTACCGCTCCTGGGTCGAGCTCCTTGGCTGGCTGGAGGCCGAGGCAATGGCGCGCGGGCTGACCATCGACAAGGTGGCCGACTTTCCCGACTACATCTACCGTATGGAGCGGCCCTACGACCTTCCCACCACCATCATGAGTGTCAATGTCAGCTCGGGCGGGCAGGCCCTGATGGTGGCCGCCGTCAGTCCCCGGCATGTGGACATGGGCGGCGTGAGCCTGCGGCTGATGGGCGGCTCCAAGCACTGGCACCTGCACGCGGGCGGCGCGGGCCTCCTCGAAGGCAAGCGGCCCTTTACCCGCGAGCGCCTCGCCACGCTGCTCGACGGCGCCGTTCGCGGCGTGGCCTGA
- a CDS encoding carbohydrate kinase family protein: MTALPLIVSAGEALTDLVTAGGEHWTAHSGGAGWNVARACAQLGVPSAFAGAVGQDNFGDDLWRESRKAGLDLRFLQRVEAPTLLAVVYSKSPPRYRFLGENSADLYFDPARLPDGWLGAARWLHVGGISLARPPLADTLLGVLAAAKKAGVRVSFDPNARITHRHPDYPAVFASVVRQADLIKLSDEDLAFFFPAASEEDALRELRGLNPRSPIVITRGAAGASLYHPAGRADLPSFPVKVADTVGAGDALCAGLLVGATERPEALWTDHLRLGLRAAAVTCAHAGAYAPTRAEVDAL, from the coding sequence ATGACGGCTCTCCCCCTGATCGTGAGCGCGGGTGAAGCGCTGACCGACCTCGTGACTGCCGGGGGAGAGCACTGGACCGCACATTCCGGAGGTGCTGGCTGGAACGTGGCGCGGGCCTGCGCGCAGCTGGGGGTGCCGAGTGCCTTCGCCGGCGCGGTGGGCCAGGACAACTTCGGCGACGACCTCTGGCGCGAGTCACGGAAGGCCGGCCTTGACCTGCGTTTTTTGCAACGGGTGGAGGCGCCAACGCTGCTCGCAGTGGTCTACAGCAAATCGCCGCCCCGGTACCGCTTCCTCGGCGAGAACAGTGCTGATCTCTACTTTGACCCGGCGCGGCTTCCGGACGGCTGGCTCGGTGCGGCCCGCTGGCTGCACGTCGGCGGCATCAGCCTCGCGCGCCCGCCGCTTGCCGACACGCTGCTCGGGGTGCTCGCGGCGGCCAAGAAGGCGGGCGTCCGGGTCAGCTTCGACCCCAACGCCCGCATCACGCACCGCCACCCCGACTATCCGGCGGTCTTCGCTTCCGTGGTCCGGCAGGCCGACCTGATCAAACTCAGCGACGAGGACCTCGCCTTCTTCTTCCCCGCGGCCTCGGAGGAAGACGCCCTGCGCGAACTGCGCGGCCTCAACCCCCGCTCGCCCATCGTGATCACGCGCGGAGCGGCGGGCGCGAGCCTCTACCACCCCGCCGGCCGCGCGGACCTGCCCTCTTTCCCGGTGAAGGTGGCCGACACCGTCGGAGCGGGCGACGCCCTGTGCGCCGGGCTGCTCGTGGGCGCCACCGAGCGCCCGGAAGCCCTCTGGACCGATCACCTGCGTCTGGGACTCCGTGCTGCCGCGGTTACCTGCGCCCACGCGGGCGCTTACGCCCCCACCCGCGCAGAAGTGGACGCCCTCTGA
- a CDS encoding HAD family hydrolase: protein MADLQLSSPALPAVSRLKGLLLDLDGTLVDSNGAHTEAWVQALADQGFTRPPAEVRPLIGMGGDQLVPRLTGLDEGSETGKALVEGWQTHFKSRMPSVRTFPGARELLEWAREVGLPVVLASSGEDEIVEGLLAQAGLLELVTDRVRSDEVNQTKPRPDVVQAALKKAGVAPEEALFVGDTVHDARAARAAGVPCVLVRAGGSPGLDAEPHVLGDLMELLAALKAGSTT from the coding sequence ATGGCCGATCTGCAGCTTTCCAGCCCAGCCCTCCCCGCGGTGTCCCGTCTCAAAGGCCTGCTGCTCGACCTCGACGGCACCCTGGTCGACTCGAACGGTGCCCATACCGAAGCGTGGGTGCAGGCCCTCGCCGATCAGGGCTTCACCCGCCCGCCCGCCGAGGTGCGGCCCCTGATCGGCATGGGTGGCGATCAACTCGTGCCCCGGCTGACGGGGCTGGACGAGGGCAGTGAGACAGGCAAAGCGCTTGTCGAGGGCTGGCAGACCCATTTCAAATCCCGGATGCCCAGCGTGCGGACCTTCCCCGGTGCCCGTGAGCTGCTGGAATGGGCGCGCGAGGTGGGCCTCCCCGTCGTCCTCGCTTCCAGTGGGGAAGACGAGATCGTCGAGGGGCTGCTCGCACAGGCCGGGCTGTTGGAGCTCGTCACTGACCGGGTGCGCTCGGACGAGGTGAACCAGACCAAGCCGCGCCCCGATGTGGTGCAGGCGGCGCTGAAGAAGGCGGGCGTGGCGCCGGAAGAAGCCCTTTTCGTCGGCGATACGGTCCATGACGCCCGCGCCGCCCGCGCCGCCGGCGTGCCGTGTGTGCTTGTGCGCGCGGGCGGCTCACCGGGGCTGGACGCGGAGCCCCACGTGCTCGGCGACCTGATGGAGCTGCTCGCGGCGCTCAAGGCCGGCAGCACGACCTGA
- a CDS encoding SDR family NAD(P)-dependent oxidoreductase yields the protein MNPASSLPEPGPGLVLVTGAARGIGRAIAELYAERGHPVLSVDLDLPPLLRGQTRLKADIASAAGRARILRSAQKHGRLDVLIHNAAYQSAHGSVQEVSERGWTRTLSVNLSAPLLLTRTLLGLLGEGSAIVNVASVQGLFAEQGNVAYNASKGGLVNLTRAMSLDLAPLGIRVNAVAPGAISTEGVLQAIATSDDSAQTRRDYEDLHALRRLGTPREVAQVVYFLGGPEASFMTGAIVPVDGGMTASFMMAGRPV from the coding sequence ATGAACCCAGCCTCCAGCCTCCCAGAGCCCGGCCCCGGCCTCGTGCTGGTGACGGGCGCAGCGCGCGGCATCGGACGAGCGATCGCCGAGCTGTACGCAGAGCGCGGGCATCCGGTCCTCAGTGTGGACCTCGACCTCCCCCCATTGCTGCGCGGCCAGACGCGGCTGAAGGCCGATATCGCGAGCGCCGCTGGCCGGGCACGCATCCTGCGCTCAGCGCAGAAGCACGGCCGGTTGGATGTCCTGATTCATAACGCCGCGTACCAGAGCGCCCACGGCAGCGTCCAGGAGGTCAGCGAGCGCGGCTGGACACGCACCCTGAGCGTCAACCTGAGTGCGCCGCTGCTGCTCACGCGGACGCTGCTCGGACTGCTCGGCGAGGGCAGCGCCATCGTCAACGTCGCCAGCGTGCAGGGCCTCTTTGCCGAGCAGGGCAACGTCGCCTACAACGCCTCCAAGGGCGGACTCGTCAACCTGACGCGCGCGATGAGCCTGGACCTCGCGCCGCTCGGCATCCGGGTGAACGCGGTCGCCCCCGGCGCGATCAGTACCGAAGGCGTCTTGCAGGCCATCGCGACCAGCGACGATTCCGCCCAGACCCGGCGCGACTACGAAGATCTGCACGCCCTGCGCCGGCTGGGAACCCCGCGCGAGGTCGCGCAGGTCGTGTACTTTCTCGGCGGCCCCGAGGCGAGCTTCATGACCGGGGCCATCGTTCCTGTCGACGGGGGAATGACCGCCAGTTTCATGATGGCGGGCCGGCCGGTGTGA
- a CDS encoding disulfide bond formation protein B — protein MTRDTRLYLAWLVALVATLGSLYFSEVKGFLPCVLCWYQRIAMYPLVVLLGVAAFFSDHGIRRYVAPLALIGLGTALFQNLETWGVIPTIKACTVGVSCSALWPVWGENEALNKALSIPMLSLIAFSLILALLAWPRRQAAADASLQRSA, from the coding sequence GTGACCCGTGACACCCGGCTCTACCTCGCGTGGCTGGTGGCACTCGTCGCGACCCTGGGCAGCCTGTATTTCAGCGAGGTCAAAGGCTTTTTGCCCTGCGTTCTGTGCTGGTACCAGCGCATCGCGATGTATCCGCTCGTGGTGCTGCTTGGCGTGGCGGCCTTTTTCAGTGACCACGGCATTCGGCGCTACGTGGCGCCACTTGCCCTGATCGGACTCGGCACCGCGCTGTTCCAGAACCTGGAAACCTGGGGCGTCATTCCCACCATCAAGGCCTGCACGGTCGGCGTTTCGTGCAGCGCCCTGTGGCCGGTCTGGGGCGAGAACGAGGCGCTGAACAAAGCGCTGAGCATTCCTATGCTGAGCCTGATCGCCTTCAGCCTGATTCTGGCGCTGCTCGCGTGGCCGCGCCGTCAGGCAGCGGCAGACGCGTCCCTCCAGCGTTCTGCCTAA
- a CDS encoding DsbA family protein has protein sequence MTRLSGNSQNRSVLIIGTLIAAALIALALFAVRGGRSTATTDGPTATFTYANLPYEGQESAPVSVVVVEDFKCPACKSFEEGAAPQLRSKYVDTGKVKMYSLVYPFIATEVARVPEDDSKYAAQAVRCAYNQGGNEAFKAYKEILFRAQGPENQVWAGKPRLKELASSLNIDQAQFATCLDGDATAEQVEADKREAVAAGVTGTPTIFVNGQRVQVQSDYVADVSKAIDAALAE, from the coding sequence ATGACCCGACTTTCCGGAAACAGCCAAAACCGCAGCGTGCTGATCATCGGTACCCTGATCGCCGCCGCCCTGATCGCTCTGGCCCTCTTCGCGGTGCGCGGTGGGCGCAGCACGGCCACCACCGACGGGCCCACCGCGACCTTCACCTACGCGAACCTGCCGTACGAGGGTCAGGAAAGCGCCCCGGTCAGTGTGGTCGTCGTGGAGGATTTTAAGTGCCCGGCGTGCAAAAGCTTCGAGGAAGGCGCGGCTCCCCAACTTCGCAGCAAGTACGTGGACACCGGCAAGGTCAAGATGTACTCGCTCGTCTACCCGTTCATCGCCACCGAGGTGGCGCGCGTCCCTGAGGACGACAGCAAATACGCCGCGCAGGCGGTCCGCTGCGCCTACAACCAGGGCGGCAACGAGGCCTTCAAAGCGTATAAGGAGATTCTCTTCCGCGCCCAGGGACCGGAAAATCAGGTCTGGGCCGGCAAGCCCCGACTCAAGGAACTCGCCAGCAGCCTCAACATCGATCAGGCGCAGTTTGCGACCTGCCTCGACGGCGACGCGACTGCCGAACAGGTCGAAGCGGACAAGCGCGAGGCGGTCGCCGCGGGCGTGACGGGCACCCCGACCATCTTCGTCAACGGTCAGCGCGTGCAGGTGCAGTCGGATTACGTCGCTGACGTGTCCAAAGCCATCGACGCGGCCCTCGCCGAGTGA
- a CDS encoding undecaprenyl-diphosphate phosphatase: MDWFYAIVYGVVEGVTEFLPISSTGHLILTGNLLGVPWPQQVKNTFEVVIQGGAILAVLAYYWRDFLQIRHIGQDQGQQRLWLGVVLACIPAVVLGLLFGDFIKANLFRPSVVAWALIVGGVLMWLIESRKVTPDVHAIEDIRPFKALAIGTVQCLALLWPGFSRSASSILGGMLLGLDRPTATKFSFYLGVPTLGGAALYDFLQSREILAQIGLLNVVLGAVTSFVVAYLAIGWLLRFVSTNDFKGFAIYRIVVGVLILALISAGVVQNGSLV; encoded by the coding sequence ATGGACTGGTTTTACGCAATCGTCTACGGGGTGGTCGAGGGAGTCACCGAGTTTTTACCGATCAGCTCGACGGGTCACCTCATCCTGACCGGCAACCTGCTCGGGGTGCCGTGGCCGCAGCAGGTAAAAAACACCTTCGAGGTCGTGATTCAGGGCGGAGCGATCCTGGCGGTCCTGGCGTATTACTGGCGTGATTTCCTTCAGATTCGGCACATCGGCCAGGACCAGGGCCAGCAGCGGCTGTGGCTCGGGGTGGTGCTCGCCTGCATTCCAGCGGTGGTCCTGGGGCTGCTGTTCGGTGACTTCATCAAGGCCAACCTCTTTCGTCCGAGCGTGGTCGCCTGGGCCTTGATCGTCGGCGGCGTGTTGATGTGGCTGATCGAGAGCCGCAAGGTCACGCCGGACGTGCACGCCATCGAGGACATCCGGCCATTCAAAGCGCTCGCCATCGGGACCGTGCAGTGTCTCGCGCTGCTCTGGCCAGGGTTCTCCCGCAGCGCGAGCTCGATCCTGGGCGGCATGCTGCTCGGGCTCGACCGCCCGACCGCCACCAAGTTCAGTTTCTACCTCGGGGTCCCCACGCTCGGCGGCGCGGCGCTGTACGACTTTCTCCAGAGCCGCGAAATCCTGGCGCAGATCGGGCTCCTGAACGTGGTGCTCGGGGCCGTCACGAGCTTCGTGGTGGCCTACCTCGCCATCGGGTGGCTGCTGCGCTTTGTCTCCACCAACGATTTCAAGGGCTTCGCGATCTACCGAATCGTGGTCGGCGTCCTCATTCTCGCGCTGATCTCGGCGGGCGTGGTGCAAAACGGGAGCCTCGTCTAG
- a CDS encoding ribonuclease domain-containing protein yields MTRSLLRRAGLLLALALPACAPPGGESAAAPSSPPPITAPAPAAEAAPRTDPRSGLLLVRVSALPREGQEVLRQIAQGGPFRYEKDGSTFGNREGLLPAEVRGYYREYTVPTPGESDRGARRIVCGGRPVTSTAECYYTADHYASFRRVLP; encoded by the coding sequence ATGACGCGATCTCTCCTGCGCCGCGCCGGGCTCCTCCTCGCCCTGGCCCTGCCCGCGTGCGCTCCACCGGGTGGCGAGTCGGCGGCTGCCCCCTCCAGTCCTCCGCCGATCACGGCCCCCGCCCCCGCTGCGGAGGCGGCGCCGCGCACCGATCCCCGCAGCGGACTGCTCCTCGTGCGCGTCTCGGCCCTGCCGCGCGAGGGTCAGGAGGTGCTGCGGCAGATCGCGCAGGGTGGGCCGTTCCGCTACGAGAAGGACGGGTCCACGTTTGGTAACCGCGAGGGCCTCTTGCCGGCCGAGGTCCGCGGGTACTACCGCGAATACACGGTGCCGACCCCAGGCGAAAGTGACCGGGGCGCGCGGCGTATCGTGTGCGGCGGGCGCCCCGTGACGAGCACCGCCGAGTGCTACTACACCGCCGACCACTACGCCAGTTTCAGGAGAGTCCTGCCTTGA
- a CDS encoding barstar family protein, whose protein sequence is MINVFAQAPQGIQTAPHDIRMLAAGHQVAVREVDFRPVRDKEGLMLAFLSGLGLTQTFGRNWDALYDVLTDPEQRPARLALVLRDYERFRQRGRKLLPELEEVLLGAQREAQARGRALWLLAEEPDSDPRHW, encoded by the coding sequence TTGATCAACGTGTTCGCTCAGGCGCCCCAGGGCATTCAGACCGCGCCGCACGACATCCGGATGCTCGCCGCCGGGCATCAGGTCGCGGTGCGCGAGGTCGATTTCCGCCCCGTGCGCGACAAGGAAGGGCTGATGCTCGCCTTTCTGTCGGGGCTGGGGCTCACCCAGACCTTCGGGCGCAACTGGGACGCGCTCTACGACGTGCTCACCGACCCCGAGCAGCGCCCGGCCCGGCTCGCGCTCGTGCTGCGCGACTATGAGCGTTTCCGGCAGCGGGGGCGCAAGCTGCTGCCTGAACTCGAAGAGGTGCTGCTCGGCGCGCAGCGCGAGGCCCAGGCGCGCGGGCGGGCGCTGTGGCTGCTCGCCGAGGAGCCCGACAGCGACCCTCGGCACTGGTAG
- a CDS encoding AAC(3) family N-acetyltransferase produces MFNLTRRAPVTAADLDQGLRALGLSGQEHVIVHASLRSFGHMEGGARAVVDTLGGRAATLVAPAFTYATLLSRPTSPVHASFHRDSRVSRDIGQVPQELVARAEAWRSFHPALSFVALGAEAERVTASQSLESPYQPIGALYDLGGYALLMGVDFGSNTTIHYGEHLAGMPLLTRWVPLGGGVQPTAFPNCSANFAALEPFVQGRQVQVGPAQLRLYRVRDLVDNAVKLLSAQPEALLCRVRSCRCQLVRERVRAEGLRPRPHLGLATQAGLR; encoded by the coding sequence GTGTTCAACCTGACGCGCCGCGCCCCCGTGACTGCTGCCGACCTCGATCAGGGACTGCGCGCGCTCGGACTGAGCGGACAGGAACATGTGATCGTGCACGCCAGCCTGCGCTCGTTCGGGCACATGGAAGGCGGGGCGCGGGCCGTGGTGGACACGCTCGGGGGGCGCGCCGCCACCCTTGTCGCTCCGGCGTTTACCTACGCGACGCTGCTCAGCCGCCCGACCTCGCCGGTCCACGCATCTTTTCACCGCGATTCGCGGGTGAGCCGCGACATTGGGCAGGTGCCGCAGGAGCTCGTAGCGCGCGCCGAGGCCTGGCGCTCCTTTCACCCCGCCCTGAGCTTCGTGGCGCTGGGCGCCGAGGCCGAGCGCGTGACTGCGTCGCAGAGCCTGGAGAGTCCGTATCAACCCATCGGGGCGCTGTACGACCTCGGCGGCTACGCGCTGCTGATGGGCGTGGATTTCGGCAGCAACACGACCATCCACTACGGCGAGCACCTCGCGGGGATGCCGCTGCTCACGCGCTGGGTGCCGCTCGGCGGCGGGGTGCAGCCGACCGCCTTTCCCAACTGCTCGGCGAATTTCGCGGCGCTCGAGCCCTTCGTGCAGGGGCGGCAAGTGCAGGTCGGCCCGGCACAGCTGCGGCTCTACCGGGTGCGCGACCTCGTGGACAACGCGGTGAAGCTGCTGAGCGCTCAGCCAGAAGCCCTGCTCTGCCGGGTCCGCAGTTGCCGCTGCCAGCTCGTGCGCGAGCGGGTGCGTGCCGAGGGCCTGCGGCCCCGCCCCCACCTCGGTCTGGCGACGCAGGCGGGTCTGCGGTAA
- a CDS encoding PIG-L deacetylase family protein, whose translation MTFSDSASPAPTLLAIFAHPDDEAYSVGGTLTHYARRGVRVLLACATRGEAGKITVPGMTVDDLGQQREAELREACRHLEIEPPIFLDYHDSGRYERTRFDDPLALMNVSPLEVEPKLRALIEEVQPQVIVTFDPHGGYGHIDHLQIQRAATAAFFSTGHLPYGGPQRLYFTAMTHEAAAQISRMGEGLDPLVYGVSDGTVAVHMDVRAYAENKRAALAAHGTQTGETSLLGRMSPEERQAMEERLGAGEGFSIGGTRTPLPHFPLRGLFDGLGLLEEEG comes from the coding sequence GTGACCTTTTCCGACTCTGCGTCTCCCGCCCCCACCCTGCTCGCCATTTTCGCCCACCCCGACGACGAGGCCTACAGCGTCGGCGGCACCCTGACCCACTACGCCCGGCGCGGCGTGCGGGTGCTGCTCGCCTGCGCCACGCGCGGAGAAGCCGGCAAGATCACGGTGCCCGGCATGACGGTGGACGACCTCGGGCAGCAGCGCGAGGCGGAGTTGCGCGAGGCCTGCCGTCACCTGGAAATCGAGCCGCCGATTTTTCTCGACTACCACGACTCGGGCCGTTACGAGCGCACCCGCTTCGATGACCCGCTGGCGCTGATGAATGTCAGTCCGCTGGAGGTAGAACCTAAGTTGCGCGCCCTGATCGAGGAGGTGCAGCCGCAGGTGATCGTGACCTTCGACCCGCACGGCGGCTACGGGCATATCGACCACCTCCAGATTCAGCGTGCGGCCACCGCCGCCTTTTTCAGCACCGGCCACCTGCCTTACGGCGGCCCGCAGCGGCTGTACTTCACCGCGATGACCCACGAGGCCGCCGCCCAGATCAGCCGCATGGGCGAAGGGCTCGACCCGCTCGTGTACGGCGTCTCGGACGGCACGGTAGCGGTGCACATGGACGTGCGCGCCTACGCCGAGAACAAACGCGCGGCCCTCGCCGCCCACGGCACCCAGACCGGCGAGACCAGCCTGCTCGGACGCATGAGCCCCGAGGAGCGCCAGGCGATGGAGGAGCGGCTCGGCGCAGGCGAAGGCTTCAGCATCGGCGGCACCCGTACCCCACTGCCGCACTTTCCCCTGCGCGGCCTCTTTGACGGACTCGGCCTGCTCGAAGAAGAAGGGTAA
- the glnA gene encoding type I glutamate--ammonia ligase, which yields MTPDPASSPTVQDVLQRLQDADVAFLRLQFTDILGQTKNVEVPRTQFAKALGGDVTFDGSAVEGFTRVEESDMLLSPDLSTFLIYPQFSREETGGGRVARLICDVTLPGGEPFAGDPRRVLRTQLERAQERGFEMYVGTEPEFFLFERTAGGLGTTVTHDKAGYFDLAPIDRGERIRREIAGRLVEMGFEIEAAHHEVAPGQHEIDFRYAPALETADRIATFKFVVKRVALEHGLLASFLPKPMPGVSGSGMHCHLSLFRDGQNAFDDPDGEHGLSDTARQFIAGLLAHAEGMTAVTNPLVNSYKRLVPGFEAPVNIAWSTSNRSALVRIPAKRGNSTRAELRLADPSCNPYLALAVMLAAGLDGIEQGLEPPPAIARNIFKMTVREKRHHRIKDLPSDLREAVDELEKDEVLRAALGEHVMDRYLTAKRAEWREYSSAVHAWELDRYLDLV from the coding sequence ATGACGCCTGATCCTGCCTCCTCACCCACCGTCCAGGACGTGTTGCAGCGGCTTCAGGACGCCGACGTGGCGTTCCTGAGGCTGCAATTCACCGACATTCTCGGCCAGACCAAAAACGTCGAGGTGCCGCGCACCCAGTTTGCCAAGGCGCTCGGCGGCGACGTGACCTTCGACGGGAGCGCGGTGGAGGGGTTCACGCGGGTGGAGGAGTCCGACATGCTGCTCTCGCCGGACCTCTCCACCTTCCTGATCTATCCGCAGTTCTCGCGCGAGGAGACGGGCGGAGGGCGGGTGGCGCGGCTGATCTGCGACGTGACGCTGCCGGGCGGCGAGCCGTTCGCCGGCGACCCCCGGCGGGTGCTGCGTACGCAGCTCGAGCGGGCGCAGGAGCGCGGCTTCGAGATGTACGTCGGCACCGAGCCCGAGTTCTTCCTGTTCGAGCGCACGGCGGGGGGCCTCGGCACCACCGTCACCCACGACAAGGCCGGCTACTTCGATCTCGCGCCGATCGACCGGGGCGAGCGCATCCGGCGCGAGATCGCCGGGCGGCTCGTGGAGATGGGCTTCGAGATCGAGGCCGCGCACCACGAGGTCGCACCCGGACAGCACGAGATCGATTTTCGCTACGCCCCGGCGCTCGAAACCGCCGACCGCATCGCCACCTTCAAGTTCGTGGTGAAGCGGGTGGCACTCGAGCACGGCCTGCTCGCGAGCTTCCTGCCCAAGCCGATGCCCGGCGTGAGCGGCAGCGGGATGCACTGTCACCTCAGCCTGTTCAGAGACGGTCAGAATGCCTTCGATGACCCGGACGGCGAGCACGGCCTGTCGGACACCGCGCGGCAGTTCATCGCGGGGCTGCTCGCGCATGCCGAGGGCATGACGGCCGTGACCAACCCGCTCGTGAACTCGTACAAACGCCTCGTCCCCGGCTTCGAGGCCCCGGTGAACATCGCCTGGAGCACGTCCAACCGCTCGGCCCTCGTCCGCATCCCGGCCAAGCGCGGCAACTCGACCCGCGCCGAACTGCGGCTCGCCGACCCGAGCTGCAACCCCTACCTCGCGCTCGCGGTGATGCTCGCCGCCGGACTCGACGGCATCGAGCAGGGCCTCGAGCCCCCGCCGGCCATCGCGCGCAACATCTTCAAGATGACCGTGCGCGAAAAAAGACACCACCGCATCAAGGACCTGCCCTCGGACCTGCGCGAGGCGGTCGACGAACTTGAAAAGGACGAGGTGCTGCGCGCGGCCCTGGGTGAGCACGTCATGGACCGTTACCTCACCGCCAAGCGGGCGGAGTGGCGCGAGTACAGCTCGGCGGTGCATGCCTGGGAACTCGACCGCTACCTCGATCTGGTGTAG